In Halosegnis marinus, one genomic interval encodes:
- a CDS encoding pyridoxal phosphate-dependent aminotransferase — translation MDDDRPLFFHVMAYADDADRDVVDMVSGNPDWEPPAALRDGIREFADAPVADYQYPPSEGNAELRAELAERHDVPVERVVVTNGAGEANHLAMACGLEAHAGNEVILTDPVYPYYAGRTELLDAEAVYVPVADDGTLDPADVRAAASDDTALVVACSPNNPTGAVYGEEVKRELTAIAEAHDALFVSDEVYDEFDFSGEFRSALAFDSDNVAVTNSFSKSMGTTGLRVGYAILPEHLVDPARTRHMLTNVAVTAPGQHAALKALRETPDSYYAGTREMLEERISAFCAALDDAGADYIQPRGSFYVLARFDGFPGTLDNTKRLIDEAGVAGMPGEAFGSAREEWMRFALVTPRAAEAADRLAEYF, via the coding sequence ATGGACGACGACAGGCCGCTCTTCTTCCACGTGATGGCCTACGCCGACGACGCCGACCGCGACGTGGTGGACATGGTGAGCGGCAACCCCGACTGGGAGCCGCCGGCCGCGCTCCGCGACGGCATCCGCGAGTTCGCCGACGCGCCCGTCGCCGACTACCAGTACCCGCCGAGCGAGGGGAACGCGGAGCTCCGCGCGGAACTCGCCGAGCGCCACGACGTGCCGGTCGAGCGCGTCGTCGTGACGAACGGCGCGGGCGAGGCGAACCACCTCGCGATGGCCTGCGGCCTGGAGGCCCACGCCGGGAACGAGGTGATACTCACGGACCCGGTGTACCCCTACTACGCGGGCCGGACGGAACTGCTCGACGCGGAGGCCGTCTACGTGCCCGTCGCCGACGACGGGACGCTCGACCCGGCGGACGTGCGCGCGGCCGCCAGCGACGACACCGCGCTCGTGGTGGCGTGTTCGCCGAACAACCCCACGGGAGCCGTGTACGGCGAGGAAGTCAAGCGGGAACTGACGGCGATAGCCGAGGCGCACGACGCGCTGTTCGTCTCCGACGAGGTGTACGACGAGTTCGACTTCTCGGGCGAGTTCCGCTCGGCGCTCGCCTTCGACTCCGACAACGTCGCCGTCACCAACTCCTTCTCGAAGTCGATGGGGACGACCGGGCTCAGGGTCGGCTACGCGATACTCCCCGAGCACCTCGTGGACCCGGCGCGCACCCGCCACATGCTGACGAACGTGGCCGTCACCGCGCCGGGCCAGCACGCGGCGCTGAAGGCGCTTCGGGAGACGCCCGACTCCTACTACGCGGGGACGCGAGAGATGCTGGAGGAGCGCATCTCGGCGTTCTGTGCGGCGCTGGACGACGCCGGAGCCGACTACATCCAGCCGCGCGGCTCGTTCTACGTGCTGGCGCGGTTCGACGGCTTCCCGGGCACGCTCGACAACACGAAGCGGCTCATCGACGAGGCGGGCGTCGCGGGGATGCCCGGCGAGGCGTTCGGGAGCGCGCGCGAGGAGTGGATGCGCTTCGCGCTCGTCACGCCCCGGGCCGCGGAGGCGGCCGACCGGCTGGCCGAGTACTTCTGA
- a CDS encoding CinA family protein, with protein MREFADDPPVEERVGEALRRADATVTTAESCTGGLIGSLLTDVPGSSDYFDRALATYSYESKMELVGVARETLDDHGAVSEPVARQMARGARDTAGTTWGLSTTGIAGPSGGTPDKPVGTVYVGVAFRGEWGTGDSFARVERYEFDGSRTEVKERIARRALADLLAAVESA; from the coding sequence ATGCGCGAGTTCGCGGACGACCCGCCGGTCGAGGAGCGCGTCGGCGAGGCGCTCCGGCGCGCCGATGCCACCGTCACGACCGCCGAGTCCTGTACGGGCGGGCTCATCGGCTCGCTGTTGACCGACGTGCCCGGGTCCTCCGACTACTTCGACCGGGCGCTCGCGACGTACAGCTACGAGTCGAAGATGGAACTCGTCGGCGTCGCGCGCGAGACGCTCGACGACCACGGCGCGGTCTCCGAGCCAGTCGCGCGGCAGATGGCCCGCGGCGCGCGCGATACGGCCGGCACGACGTGGGGGCTGTCCACGACGGGTATCGCCGGGCCCTCGGGCGGCACGCCGGACAAGCCCGTCGGCACGGTGTACGTCGGCGTCGCCTTCCGGGGGGAGTGGGGAACCGGTGACTCCTTCGCGCGGGTCGAGCGCTACGAGTTCGACGGGTCGCGGACCGAGGTGAAGGAGCGTATCGCGCGCCGCGCGCTCGCGGACCTCCTCGCGGCCGTGGAGTCGGCGTAG
- a CDS encoding metal-dependent hydrolase translates to MNKEGHVLNGVLLAIGLGYVLEPAGDVETFRTIAATLVPVTLGALFPDVDTAFGKHRKTLHNLPVLAIFLAYPIYFGNLQYVWVGVVTHYVLDIVGSKRGIALFYPLSTKEYGFPTGVTTSSKYANLVTVVVTVLELAVIAAFVHVAPGALDSIISSLPFDPAINATNTTAAFGQ, encoded by the coding sequence ATGAACAAGGAAGGCCACGTCCTCAACGGAGTGCTGCTCGCCATCGGTCTCGGCTACGTCCTCGAACCCGCGGGCGACGTGGAGACGTTCCGCACCATCGCCGCGACGCTCGTTCCGGTCACGCTCGGGGCGCTGTTCCCGGACGTGGACACCGCGTTCGGCAAACACCGCAAGACCCTCCACAACCTCCCGGTGCTCGCTATCTTCCTGGCGTACCCCATCTACTTCGGCAACCTCCAGTACGTCTGGGTCGGCGTCGTCACCCACTACGTCCTCGACATCGTCGGCTCGAAGCGGGGTATCGCGCTGTTCTACCCGCTCTCGACCAAGGAGTACGGCTTCCCGACGGGCGTGACCACGTCCTCGAAGTACGCGAACCTCGTCACCGTCGTCGTGACGGTGCTCGAACTCGCGGTCATCGCCGCGTTCGTCCACGTCGCGCCGGGCGCGCTGGACTCGATAATCTCGTCGCTCCCCTTCGACCCCGCCATCAACGCGACGAACACGACGGCGGCGTTCGGTCAGTAA
- a CDS encoding PHP-associated domain-containing protein: protein MFRVDPHVKVLDERVAERAKRRGLDALVYAPHFRRLDEIRARARRFSDEDLVVVPGREVFTGSWRDRKHVLMVGLSDPIPDFVTLDGAMAELRRQDGVGLVPHPEFATVSLGPEEIREYRDALHAVEVYNPKHRARHNDRAREVARETGLPAFGSSYAHLRSTVGEVWTEFDAPLRCREDVVEAFREGAPRRVFHRDGPVHTLRRHVEFAHLGYENTWKKADRLFLSGTEPTHPSNVAYDGRFDDVAVY, encoded by the coding sequence GTGTTCCGCGTCGACCCCCACGTGAAGGTGCTCGACGAGCGCGTCGCCGAGCGGGCCAAGCGGCGCGGCCTCGACGCGCTGGTCTACGCCCCGCACTTCCGGCGGCTGGACGAGATACGGGCGCGCGCGCGCCGGTTCTCCGACGAGGACCTCGTCGTCGTCCCCGGCCGCGAGGTGTTCACGGGGTCGTGGCGCGACCGCAAACACGTCCTGATGGTCGGACTCTCCGACCCGATACCCGACTTCGTCACGCTGGACGGCGCGATGGCCGAACTCCGCCGCCAGGACGGGGTCGGACTCGTGCCGCACCCGGAGTTCGCCACGGTGTCGCTCGGCCCCGAGGAGATACGCGAGTACCGCGACGCGCTCCACGCCGTCGAGGTGTACAATCCGAAACACCGCGCGCGCCACAACGACCGCGCCCGCGAGGTGGCCCGGGAGACGGGGCTGCCGGCGTTCGGGTCGTCGTACGCCCACCTGCGCTCCACCGTGGGCGAGGTGTGGACGGAGTTCGACGCTCCCCTGCGCTGCCGCGAGGACGTTGTCGAGGCGTTCCGCGAGGGCGCGCCCCGGCGGGTGTTCCACCGCGACGGCCCGGTCCATACGCTCCGGCGACACGTCGAGTTCGCCCACCTCGGGTACGAGAACACGTGGAAGAAGGCCGACCGGCTGTTCCTGTCGGGGACCGAGCCGACCCACCCGTCGAACGTCGCCTACGACGGGCGGTTCGACGACGTCGCGGTTTACTGA
- a CDS encoding DUF7565 family protein, whose translation MWSCAIEGCGAEAERAEDLLVHQATEHERLQCGVCGTVLPDGYFAIRHAFDEHSRAEYVRAYDADADDIRKRESVLDAIENEADLDEVVARINGGGDEEPTGSHA comes from the coding sequence ATGTGGTCGTGTGCTATCGAGGGCTGCGGGGCGGAGGCCGAGCGGGCCGAGGACCTGCTCGTCCACCAGGCGACCGAACACGAGCGCCTCCAGTGTGGCGTCTGCGGCACCGTCCTCCCGGACGGCTACTTCGCCATCCGCCACGCGTTCGACGAACACTCACGCGCCGAGTACGTCCGCGCGTACGACGCCGACGCCGACGACATCCGGAAACGCGAGTCCGTCCTCGACGCCATCGAGAACGAGGCCGACCTCGACGAGGTCGTCGCCCGCATCAACGGCGGCGGCGACGAGGAGCCGACCGGCTCACACGCGTAG
- a CDS encoding CynX/NimT family MFS transporter produces MNRRRALALVVVAALTYTGLTFCWFTLPAYLPTIRTELGLSGTEAGLVAGAVPLTYVPLSILSGLAVDRVGAGRSLAVGLALVGVAQVARAFAPGFPTLLGATVLLGVGGTAITFGLPKLVSTLFPADEAGLPSSLYLLGASAGTASAYALGRPVLGPMLGGWRALFLWSGVAALAYALAWALVARGAVPTAETDGRFDRDSLGRDLRAVFASRPLRLVVVLGVVYLSVIHGLQGWLPTVLEARGLGSDAAGRTTSLLVAANAAGVLAVPALADRYGARRAAVVACGAAVTLGVSGIVTGGLGPALLAGVVFAGLGVGGLSPLVRAIPPELDGIGSRLTGVAVGVVFAGGEVGGFLGPVVVGALYDATGSYAAGLGLLAAAGVAAVGAGLRLRV; encoded by the coding sequence ATGAACCGCCGCCGCGCGCTCGCGCTGGTCGTCGTCGCGGCGCTCACCTACACCGGCCTCACCTTCTGTTGGTTCACCCTCCCCGCCTACCTGCCGACCATCCGGACCGAGCTCGGGCTGTCGGGCACCGAGGCCGGCCTCGTCGCCGGGGCCGTCCCGCTGACGTACGTCCCGCTGTCGATACTCTCGGGGCTGGCCGTGGACCGCGTGGGCGCGGGCCGGAGCCTCGCCGTCGGCCTCGCGCTGGTCGGCGTCGCGCAGGTCGCCCGCGCGTTCGCGCCCGGCTTCCCCACCCTGCTCGGGGCCACGGTGCTGCTCGGCGTCGGCGGGACGGCCATCACGTTCGGCCTGCCGAAGCTCGTCTCGACGCTGTTCCCCGCCGACGAGGCCGGGCTCCCGTCGTCCCTCTATCTGCTCGGCGCGTCGGCGGGGACGGCGAGCGCGTACGCGCTCGGGCGCCCCGTCCTCGGCCCGATGCTCGGCGGCTGGCGCGCGCTGTTCCTCTGGAGCGGCGTCGCCGCGCTCGCCTACGCCCTCGCGTGGGCGCTCGTCGCCCGCGGCGCGGTCCCGACGGCGGAGACGGACGGCCGCTTCGACCGCGACTCGCTGGGCCGGGACCTCCGGGCCGTCTTCGCCTCCCGGCCCCTCCGGTTGGTCGTCGTCCTCGGCGTCGTCTACCTCTCCGTGATCCACGGGCTCCAGGGGTGGCTCCCGACGGTGCTGGAGGCGCGGGGCCTCGGGAGCGACGCGGCCGGGCGGACGACGAGCCTCCTCGTCGCGGCGAACGCGGCGGGCGTGCTGGCCGTCCCGGCGCTCGCGGACCGCTACGGGGCGCGTCGGGCGGCCGTCGTCGCCTGCGGCGCGGCGGTGACGCTCGGCGTCTCGGGTATCGTGACGGGCGGCCTCGGCCCGGCGCTGCTCGCGGGCGTCGTGTTCGCGGGGCTGGGTGTCGGCGGGCTCTCGCCGCTCGTGCGGGCGATTCCGCCCGAACTCGACGGCATCGGCTCGCGGCTCACGGGCGTCGCCGTCGGGGTCGTGTTCGCGGGCGGAGAAGTCGGGGGGTTCCTCGGGCCGGTCGTCGTGGGGGCGCTGTACGACGCGACGGGGTCGTACGCGGCGGGGTTGGGGCTGCTCGCGGCCGCGGGCGTCGCGGCCGTCGGCGCTGGACTGCGACTACGCGTGTGA
- a CDS encoding transcription elongation factor Spt5 codes for MPIFAVKTTASQERTVADMIMDKEEPSIHAALAPDSLTSYVMVEADDEAVFERILDEIPHSRGVVPGMSDISEVEHFLSPKPDVEGIAEGDIVELIAGPFKGEKAQVQRIDEGKDQVTVELYEATVPIPVTVRGDQIRVLDSEER; via the coding sequence ATGCCCATCTTCGCCGTGAAGACGACCGCCTCCCAGGAGCGGACGGTCGCGGACATGATCATGGACAAGGAGGAGCCGTCGATTCACGCCGCGCTCGCTCCCGACAGCCTCACGTCCTACGTGATGGTGGAGGCGGACGACGAGGCGGTCTTCGAGCGCATCCTCGACGAGATACCCCACTCCCGGGGCGTCGTCCCCGGGATGTCGGACATCTCCGAGGTGGAGCACTTCCTCTCGCCGAAGCCGGACGTGGAGGGCATCGCGGAGGGCGACATCGTGGAGCTCATCGCCGGGCCGTTCAAGGGCGAGAAGGCGCAGGTCCAGCGCATCGACGAGGGGAAGGACCAGGTGACGGTCGAACTGTACGAGGCGACCGTTCCCATCCCCGTGACCGTGCGCGGCGACCAGATCCGCGTGCTGGACTCCGAGGAGCGGTAG
- a CDS encoding protein translocase SEC61 complex subunit gamma, giving the protein MDVPYDLTSYVRVLKLASTPSWEEFSRVALIAGAGVVLVGLLGFLIFVVMNFLPGAGA; this is encoded by the coding sequence ATGGACGTTCCCTACGACCTCACCAGCTACGTGCGGGTGCTGAAGCTCGCCAGCACGCCCTCGTGGGAGGAGTTCTCCCGCGTGGCCCTCATCGCGGGGGCCGGCGTCGTCCTGGTCGGGCTGCTCGGCTTCCTCATCTTCGTCGTCATGAACTTCCTGCCGGGGGCTGGTGCGTAA